From Ficedula albicollis isolate OC2 chromosome 7, FicAlb1.5, whole genome shotgun sequence:
TAATTAACCTTAAAGCTTTACCCTTAGCTGTTAAAGTATTCCAGGCCTCCCAGTCTGCACTGGGCATTAATTAGGTCACTTGAACACTGCATCCCATTTTGTTGCAACATTAGATTCGTTTcatatttatgcttttttccACTCCCTTTCAGTGATGCCAGCAGGACTGCCTTGTAAATGAGAAACCATTGTGTTTCTCAGGGGGAGCATCCtgtacaaataaaaaagcagcagagtaaATCATTTTACAGCATATGGTAGATTCTAAGCCTCAAAGTACTCGGCTTTCCATAGCAGCAGAGGCACAAATGGAATCAAATGAATAAATTGCCATGTTTTCTTATTATGGATGTCTGAATTGAGAAGTTCACCTGAGCAGATACtctgttttgtatttaaattgcCTGGTATTTGCTCTTCCTTACTAGAAAGAAGGCAGAGACAAGGCTTTTATCACCCTATTTCTTGTATATTATGTGCTAGCAAACAGCTGTGTTTAGGAGCAGGGGGGTGATTATTCCATGTCAGGATCCTGAAGGCAGTGCAGTTACAGGGGAGGAAAGTGGGCTGGTGGTGTTCATTTATGGCACTGTCTGGGAGAAGGTGTCTGTGACACAAAAGGCTGCCATGGTGAGAGACTGGaggagggctggcagagcaggagggtgcCAGTCCCTCTCTGCCACCTCTGCAATACCCAGCACTTCACTGGGAGCCTGATCTAAGACACAGAATGCAATGGGTTCCTCTCAGTTTACAAACTGTAGGAACTCTGTGCCAGATCACCCCAGTTTCTGTTTATCTGCCAGCCATTCTTCAtacccaaaccatcccatcaACACATGGACTGGTGGCTGATCCCTCTCatgtttttcttgcttctttctgAGGATCAATGCAGGATGATTAGACCTGGTATTAAACTCatagcagcagagcagagctatACACTTGATATATATTGCAAATGACTGGGACTCTCCAGGCCTGATCCACAGTCTAGTACCACTGATTGTAAGAGGATGATTCTAAGAGGATGCTCAACAAAACCAAAGTACTTTGTAGGTGCTTAAGAATGGCTATATCAGCAAGTGGCTTAAAACCCTGTGCAAGTGGCTCACTACTCTGGTTAGAAGCCTATGCAATTCCTACATTTTAGCTTTAGCATCTTGTTCCCTAAACCAAAAAATCACAAGAGTAAAATGAGTGAAGACAGAGGAAGTtactggttttttgtttttgtctcaAATACAGTGTATGAGCATTCCCCCGATGTAGTtagcacagggatgctccctggtgatccctgatccctgatgATGTGAAATAAGGTGCAGAAAACCTCTGTTTGCAGACTGTTAGATCTGTGCTCGAGGggataaaatattaataaaaaaattggtAGTTTCTGTGTATGATTCTGAAGGGAATTTCCATGTGATATTAATCTTGTAATTCCAGTACAGTGTGTGTTGATTTTACAGTCTCATTACAGTGTGAAGAGAGGAAATACGGTTTAGGAAACTGATCCTTCATTGGAGAACCCTCTGTCTTAGGGAATACAGCCAGGCCTAGCAAACACAACCCATCAATgctttgtgtgattttttttcatgattgAGATTGGTGCAAAAAGATAATAAGAGTAATTATGCTATATTGTAAGTGTGAAGGGAATACACAGAGAATGATAACTGAAGATTTACATTGGTGACAGCTGACCGTATTGAAGAGAGAATAACACAAAATGTCACCTACAGAGTGAGTTTTCTGAAGTGTCCCCTCCTCACTGGTGATCTTGAGTGTCCAGAACAAAACAAGCCCTTCTATAAATGCTTGAAGTTGGATTTCTGCTAAATAAGATGTTCCTGAGGAGAATGTTTTGTGAATGTGGCTCTGCTTCCAGGTGTTGCTGTCTTGATGCCCAATGTGTTCTTACACCTTGCTTTATGTTGTGCTGCACCTGTTGCACAGTCAGCAGGGCTCAAATGATTTGTGCTGTCTGTGAAGTGTAGACCACACCTGTCTGATGccattttttggttttatgtaGTGCCTGCTCTGGAAGATTGTAAGGAACAAGAGCCTGTGATGGACAACAATATTTCTGTGGTGCCTTTTGAGAGACCTGCTGTTATAGAGAAGCTGACAAGCAACATGGGAAAACGTAAAAGCTCCACCCCACAGAAGTTTGTGGGTAAGATGCACATGagccttttattctttttagtGTATGGGTATTGGTTATGTGCTATTTGTAATAGCCAGAGGAACTAGGGGAAAAGTAACACTCTCACAACTTGGTTCTGATACAGCAATGGAGGTGGTTAAATCACAGCAAGAAATCATGATAATTATTGAAATCATTTTATTAGTCCAGAGAATTCAAAAGTGAAGTCCACTGTCATGAAAATGCCTTACAAAACCTTGAGCTTTTTACTTGATGCTATTGtttgtagtttttttaaaacttctctcTGGCCCTTTTGAGATTTAGACTTGTCATCTTTCCTCTCCTTgttccagaaaacaaaagcaaaaacaaaaacaagctaAGACTGTCATATAATTATCTGTCTCCAtatgtgttaaaaaaaacaaacaacaagtATCTCAAGGCTTCTAATTTGTATTAAATTCCTGACACTTGGCAACAACTGGTCTGATACCACTGGCATGAGGAAGTAAATCACATTCACTTGGAAGAAGTTCTTGTTCTGAGTGCAGCACTTTGCACACAATAAAGTTATTAATGTATGGATATGAAACAGCATTGGGTGGCTTTTGGTTACTAGATTTAGAATCCTAGTtgaaaaattcatattttgctttgtgtcttGACGTATTAAAATTATTCAGCTTGTAACCAGTGACAGTATGGAGAATTTTACTTGGTTTGAGCTGTAACTTAAAGCTTCTTTTTACTGCTACTGAAGCCATGCAAAACTTCTTAGGAGGGAAGCTGGAACAGAGGATTGTTTGGGGTGAGTGTCAGGCTCTGAATCATGTAATAGTTTTCCACCTCACTCCCTGGAAGGGCAGTCACACAGAGCTTAAGGGTGCCTCATTCTGCATAGACTGAGGACACTTGCAGAGAGGATCAGAGCACTGTAAGCAATTAGCACAGCCATTTAGGAAAGCTGTTGCCCCTCAGCTAAATGCAGATGCAGATGGATTTGTTAAATCACCCCTGAAGGTGGCTGTAAGCAAGTTACATGGTTTGGAGTAGCAGGGGGCCAGCAGTGTGCAGCAGTTCACCTGGGGGGACTGACACACTGACCTGGCTGCTCTTGGTCAGCTGACCATTCCCAAATATCAGTGCTGAGCCAAGGTTAGGCCAGCAATGACCCATCCCATGTGGGGAACCCTGGGAGACATCAGCACTTCCtatgttgctgtatttttagaCCAGAAAGGTGATTTTACTTGTCCACTCATGCACCATTGACCATACGTTGTGCTTACTGACTGGAAATCCTTGCCTGAGAGATGCTATACCACGTTATTACTCTCTTCAGCAGGTTATACTACTTTGTTGTTAGataaatcctttttcttttttttttaataagtgtaACATATCACTATCCAAACGTAGGGAAAAAGTATCCCCTTTCATATTTACCATATCTTGTTTTTCTGATCTTTAGTGGCATCACAGTGTTTAGATTGAATTAACAGCAGTCTTCACttggctgcttttcttttttttttccttctcccctccaCCATGACctcacttttcttcctcttttctccccaaTTAAATATTGTTCAGCTCTGTCAGGAAGAGTGTATAATGGTTCTGTTGCTTGCAGGAAATTTTCCAGTGCATACTGCAAGCGTGGCACCTGTCCAAAACAACTTAATGGTGTTTATGAGAAGGTCATGTAAGCATAAGCTAAAATCTCTGCATGCTACATCTATCAATGCTTTACTGCTCTTTCTGATCAGCAATCTCCAAGGGACAGTGGTTATGGACCACAGGCTCTCCTATGGCTGAATTTtcaggaggaaaggaagcagCGTACAGCAAATAGGATGAATTCATTTCTGTGTGAGAGACTTGGTTATATATCTGCTCTTGAGGTTCTAGTCCTACCAAACAGCTGAAGCCAGTGGAGGCAGAAAGTACAGCTTGTGATGTGCAGGAGTGTGAGCACTTCTTTGTGCTTCTTGTTCTATGAGGGAGAGGCAGACGCCAGTTAAATTAAAAGCAGCCGTCTTTAGGCCGGTCATGTGGAGCAGATTCACTTATTTTCAGTTGGAATTGGGAGCTTACTCTCAGAATGTCACCAAGGTTAAGAACTGGCAGGATGCAAAAGGAGACATTTATGTGGCTTACGATAAGACCATGGTTGTTAgagtaagaattaaaaatacacGGGCGTCTCAGAACAGATGAAGATCAGCCGGCTGCCAAATTACAGTCAGCTTCTGGTTAATGGGGGTCAGGGAGAAACTTCCCCAGGGGGAAATGCTGGAATGGCTTTCTCCAAGGTTTCTTGTAGCTTTCTCCCAAGggtccagcactgcagctgctttagATACTTGATGAGATGGACTACAGGTATCACAggacagctgtggctgtgtgcttTGATCTAGATTCAAATACctgttttggggtttatttgaATGTCATATGGCCAGAggggagaatatttttttcttctacttcacTAATGTAGGGCAAAGATAAATAGGCTGAGCAAAGCctaaatgaaaattcagaacGATTGGTCTGATTAGTTGATTTTTAAGTACAGAATTGGctaaagagaaatttaatttggaaacCACATCGTACTGGTCTATTGGTTACTTCTGAGCTCTGTATTTTACACTCTCTCCTTCCCGTGTTatcatttattttacttttttatgtCACACTCCATTTCTCAGGCTCTGACATCTTTGGAACTGGTTCATaattaaaggaataaataattcAGGTCACTGGCAATTTACAGCtttctttgctgtctgtgctggagTAACTAAACATGGATGATGAAAGGAATCAAAATAAGGTTTGCATCATTTATCCAAGTAGCCCATAAAGGATGGGTAATATTTCTTGACCTATAAAGCCTACAAAGGACACCAAGTAGCCCATAAAGGATGGGTAATATTTCCTGACCTATAAAGCCTAAAAAGGACTGACAGTGAGTTTGGCAGCTGGATCAGACCCTCACCAGATCCATTTCTTTACCCAAACACAAGAATGACACAGCTGGCCAGAGAAGGTTACAGATACCCGTGGGCACCAGGCACACTTGCCTCCTGGAGCTGTCCTTCAGTCCCCCTTGTCCCCaccagggaaggggctgcactGTTTTGTGGGAGGCTGGAGCCACATGCAGTTGCAGAGCTGTTCatcctgcctgtggcagcacagccatCACAGActgccagagcacagcaaaacacagaaaaaagggTGTTTGATGGCAAGAATCATCCACAGGTCATGGTAGATTACCAGGACCATCCTTGAGTACACATCACAGGTACACAAACGTGGTATGGTGTCCAGCCATGTGAACAGTATTGCTGAAGAGAGTAGGAATATTCATGCACTTCACTTTAGACTTGCATTTCATTACCTTGATAATCAGGGCTAAGTTCCCCAGCAGAAGTGAGGCATCATCTCTAAGGACAGCAGGGTTGTTCTCCATGCATCACTTTAGAATAAGTCACACTAAGTGGAATGAATTATTATagtcaaaaataaaatgctgagtGATAGCTGTGTTGAAATGTACTAATGCAATTTGGAAGAGATTTGGGATTACAGTTCTGTTTCTTATAGTGGCTTATACACATTGTGTTCCAAGCAATTTTGGCAAAAGGTGATAGAAGAAGCTTCTTGAGTAATTTAATTCTTGAGTAGCCAAACCACTTGTAAGTAATGACTTCTTGAATTTATTAACTTAtgctactggaaaaaaaagactggtTTTATGTAGCAAGGAAGTGAAGTAACAAAGACAGtgaaaaccaaccaaaattatttatcaGACTTCATAAAACCAGCTTTAAAAGTTAGCTGTCAACAACTTGCTAATTGCATGTGTGATCACATAGGAGCCTGTGTATCTTGTATCATATACGTATaacattttctgcttaaaaagaAGTTATTCCATGAGCTTTGCCTGTCCTGACACTCCAAAGCCATCACTggaaaagcagtgctgctgagctgagccctgctgtaAGCAGTGGTCAGTTTGTTCACCTCCAAGGAGAGCGTCATGCATGACATGGTGCCCTGTGACTGCCGTGATGTACCAGCATGTGGTCCTGGTTTTGCACATCTGTCATGCCACTGATGTAAAAAGGTTACAAGGATGTGAATTAGGATTCACACTGATGAATAAGCCAGCTTCAGCATCAGTATGTATAAATTTATCCTGTGTCAGTGAAAGGTGTTTTTGCCTTTTATCAAGTGGAACTAAGCTATACACGTTGTTTCtctatttgttttcttgccTTAATAGATACTGGGAAGAGAGGGGTGTGtgtatgtggtttttttctcagtccAAAAAGAATAGAATCTTTTTTTTGAGGGAGGAAATCTGCAAAGAACAGCCTCCACTGCTCCTGCAAATGGCTTCATTCTTCATTCTTGGCCACGTGCTGTCATTtaacttttgggtttttttctgctggttaAAGGATTTACATATTGTAGCTCTAAATGTGCCACCATAACAAGCCCCATGTACCTGTTGTTTAGGTTTCtcactgtgcagctctgctgtaaGGTAGGTGTGAGGCACCTCAGATTGTGGGGGACACGTAAAAACGTCCCCTGAATTTTAGGGGCAGTATCTCTAATGGTATACTCTGTCAGAACTTCAGTGGCCTCAATATTTCAATCCATTTTCTCCAGTTAACATGTATTTCCTAACTTGAAGTGTGGGCACAGTCAGGCCCAGCTGAAGATTTGGAATTGTTCTGGAAGTTGCTGCAACCACATGTTTCACCtggaataaatttaaaaaaaaaaaaaaaagctctttggTGAGATTACTGTTTTACCCATCTCAGGACAGGAACTTTATAACAGGTCAGTAATAAATGAGAAGAGGGTTAACTTTAGAATCTGGAATAATTTCACCTCAAGTCAGGGGGTTTCTGTCCCTTTTGCAATGAAACATTGCAGTGATTATGTTGATTTGGCTCATGCATTTGCTTTTATCTCTTAGGTGAAAAGTTCATGAGATTTGGCTATCCAGATATCCCCTTTGATATGAACCTAAGCTACGAGAAGGAGGCTGAGCTGATGCAGTCTCACATGATGGACCAAGCCATCACCAATGCAATCACCTACCTTGGAGCTGAGGCGCTTCACCCCCTGATGCAGCACACACCGAGCACAATCGCAGAGGTGGCCCCGGTCATCAGCTCAGCTTACGCTCAGGTCTATCATCCCAGCAGGATAGAGAGGCCCATCAGCAGGGAAACGGCCGACAGCCACGAGAACAACATGGATGGCCCCATCTCCCTCATCAGACCAAAGAGTCGAATCCAGGATAGAGAGGGCTCCCCCAGCAATAGCTGCCTGGATTCTACTGACTCAGACAGCAGCCACGACGACCGCCAGTCCTACCCGGGAAACGCTGCCTTAACCCCCAAGATAAAGCCAAACCCGGCTTACGTGAAGGAGGAGGCCAAGCCTTTGGATGTCACAAAAGCTTCTAAGGGCTCTTTCAAGGATATGTACAAGGTGATCAACGGAGAAGGGGAGCAGATTAGGGCTTTCAAGTGCGAGCACTGCCGCGTCCTCTTCCTGGACCATGTCATGTACACCATCCACATGGGCTGCCACGGCTACCGGGACCCGCTGGAGTGCAACATCTGTGGCTACCGCAGCCAGGACCGCTACGAGTTCTCGTCGCACATAGTGCGGGGCGAGCACACATTCCGCTAGGCCTTCTCATCCAAAGGGGACTCCATGAAGTACAAGGACTGCACATGAAGAAATACTGCACTTACAATCCCACTTTTCCTCAGACATTGAGACgcctgttttgttgttgttgctgttgttgttgttgccgttgtttaattattattattattaacctTATTTTTTTGTGGACCCAACCTCATTCGCTCTGCCCCAGCGCTGAgaatggaaagaaggaagggaatgGGTAAAAGAGGGGTTTGGTGTGGCCATCAGTTTTTGGGGAGTGACCCGCCTTGCTTTCTGTGGGAATTGGAAGGCAGTCTGTGTCTGTCTCAGTCAGTTGTACACCGTGTCCTCTTTTGAGCTATCACTAACATGCCAGGTGCTTTCAAGTCCCAACAAGATGCCACTCATCTGCAATTTCACAGGCATAGGTAGAAACATTTCAGAGGAGAGCCTTTTTCTAATGTGAAGATATGGTGTGAGCTTTCAGTGGctggaggaaagggagggaactttgttttgcagaatgaacaattatttttaaagcaaaacttGTAGAGAGTTAGGAGCATGAATCAAAGTCAATATTCCTTTCAAAACTACCTTCAAGGGTGAGCTGTTTTCCTGGGTTCAGTGTGTATTGCCCCTCTagaatgtaaataaattaaaaatttttaaaaaaagaaatttatgtCTTAACACTGTACCACATTACTGCAGTTTAGTTTCATAAGTCTGAGGGCCTTCTGTGATAAGTTTGAggctttgtgtttttattttccttaactTATGAAGCACCTTTTTTTAGAATTGTTGATATTCTGTTACTCCATGCCTACGTGTTGTCTCACTGGCTTCTTAGAGACCCTTGGGAGCCTTATTTCTTTAGTTGCACCCTAAATTTTAGGAAAGAGCATttagaaataacatttaaaCTTTCTTCTAGGACAGTAAGTGGCCTAGGAGCGGGTTAGAGTCTGTAGTTTACTCAAGAggttctgctgctcttctgaaatacttttgGGTTAAAATTATggatttaaaaattacaaaagtacTAGTAgcaaagtgttttttaaatataggtatatatagatatattatTATGTAAATACTTTCTCATTCTACTATCACAGTGTTAACCTCTTGGCAACAGCCTAAACTAACACTTGCAGCTGGGAAAGCTTTAGGAGCCAGAACCTTGGCCAGCATTAATACTTTTGGCTCCATTGAATTTAATGGAACTGTCCCAACTACTTCAGCTACATCAGGATCTGAACCTagactgttttttctcttgctgaCTTCTTACTTGCTAATTTGCTGAACaactgatttccttttttttggtatgTCATCAATTCTGCTTAACTTAGGGGTGAAAGTATTAGCAGGTGTTGCTGGAGAGCCTTGGCTCCCAGTGAGCACAGAAGCCCAGCAAACCAAGAGGTCACATACAACCTCCCCTACTTCTTCAGAAAGTGAGAAGTGGGGATGTAGGAGCTGTGTATTGACTTGGActtaaagatttcatttttattcctaatttattaatttccctGTAGGGAAAGCAAATAGAGAAACACACTTCAGAGAGAGTTCTTGACCTACAGACTGGACAAAAAACAAGTCCACTGaactgttttgtttcctttctttctctctctgtaaaTAACAAAGCCAGTAACCACCCAGCAAGTTGCATCAGTAAAAACTGGGCTTAAACCTATGGGACAGATTGCCATTGAAACCCAACTGTTTGTACCAATCACAATTGAAATGTTGTTGTTTGGCAACAAGAGCACAGCTTGAGAATGGAAGGATCTGGATGGGTTTAACCCCCTCCGCACGCATGGTCTCCATGCGCTCGGGGAGACCTTTTCCAAGGGATAAAGTTGCTAAAGTCTAAAAGAGAGAGCAAGATCAGGCCATAATGAATTCCCATCTGCTCCCTCCAATCTGTGCACTTGATGCATATGCCAGTTTGCTGTTCGTTTTGAGGGtactgagtttttttttcttcttctcttcctagACCTGGAGCATTTGAAAGTAGGAGCTGAGTGGTATTGATTGAAATCTTTTTATGGTGACATTCTTGGCAGCTAGAACCTGTGTTTAGAAAGAATACAGTAGATCATGGCCAGATTACCTGATGActgcttcccagcactgcaATGCTATTAAGTAGGAGCTGGTAAAGTCTTGCAGTAGACTATTAATTATAATACAATATGGAGAGAAATGTCATCTTGTGTAATGTGAGACCTATCAAGGCTGGGAATATGCAGGCTTTGGAGAGACAGATTTAAAGATCTATTCCCAACATTGTTCTTAATGTCATTGGGTTCCTCCCAGGCTGGGAATATGCAGGCTTTGGAGAGACAGATTTAAAGATCTATTCCCAACATTGTTCTTAATGCCTCCTTCTTTCTTCACCCTAATATAGAGGAAACTGGTGCAAATGAGCCATTCTCATTGTCTTGTGCACAGTGCAGTCAGAAGGGTTTgtgcaggagaaaagcagggagatgctggagggCATCGCTTTTATTCCGTGTTCTCTGCAGTTAGGGAGGTGGGCTTTGTGTCAGGAGGTGCCtggaaattcagaaaagaaaaaagtggttGTGATTTGCTGAGGCAGGAAAGGTCTTTTAAGAACAAAGTGGAAAGGGAAAGGTTCTTGGGCCTTTAGGGTTGCTGGGCTTGCCTGGGCCTCCAGAAAAACACATGCCCAAGCTAGAGAGAAAGGTTGCTGGCAAAAGGTTTCAGTCTCTGGGGAAACCACTCCATTCTCCCCTCTGTGGTCAGTGAAAGAGCACTGGGCTGTGGTTTCTTGGAATAGCTAGCACTAGGggaaaagtgtttaaaatttctgcctttgtttGGGAAAGCACCGGAATACGGGAAAGGTAGAGAATCTCTTGTGTATCCACAAATCAGTTGGCTGCAATTACATCTGCAGCTCCTTAGTGTGCACTTTGGTTCACTGATGACTCACTGGTGTCTCTGGTGGGGTGTATTCTGCAGATGTTTAAAGGATCACATGGGGAGGCCCACTGATTTTGGACCTGGCTTCAGTTAAGTCCAGCTTCTTGATCTGACAGTAGCAGGTGACATCTGTATGTCCTGGTGTCACGGGCACAGGGAACTGGGGAGGCACTGGGGACTTATCTTATAGGAACTACATTTTTTGGAGAAGAAGAAACTTGAGGGGCcacattaattttttgttctCAATGTCCCTTTCTAAACAGTCACTGAAGAGTTTTATCCTAGagttaggaaaagaaaaaggttaaaTTCTAGTTCaaattttgaacaaaattttgaaataacatTTACTTTAGAATTCAATTCCTACTGAAAATTATTAGAGAGCTTTGTGTAATGCAGTTTGTCCTTTCacaaaagtgagcaaaatggggcagcagggatttctttgggtgttttttcttgcttgctcTTTGCAGAATTGGATTTCTAAGAAAAGCTCTTGAGTTTCATCAAGTTCATTAGTCATTCATAGTGTACTAGGAATTTCAGTAGCTAATCCTTGGCCTCCGAATCCGTTTGTTCTGAGTATTCAGTGCTGGAAATTGAACCTGGCTGATTTTATTGGACTCTTTCGAAATTCTTGGAATCAGGTTTCTGGTTAGAAACATGCATTTGCAAATGTAGAATTGAGCATTCcccattttcattaaaaaaaaaccccaaaaaacaacaaaactgtgCACTCAGTTTAGAGGATTACAAGCCTATTAATTTAAGGAAAAGTGTGACTGCTTATTCTTCTCTTGGTGTGATCCATATCCTTGGAGCAAAGGGCATTATCTATATATCTGCAGTTATGACTGATGAATTTTACAGCCACCTCTCCTTGTAATCAGTTAGGAGTGCACATcaaaatatattgcatttttcaGTAAAGCCTGCTCTTAACTCAGTAATTTATgggattaaaataattttattctcctTAAAAAGTGCTTTCATCTATGATGTGATGTGAAAGGTGTCTAGGCATTAACCTGTAGTGGTCTGTAGTagaaaggaagatttttaaatGGGTTAATTGGTCTGATTTTTAGTGATACTGGTTTCTGCAACACGAGGACCTAGCCCACAAAGTAGCTGTGTTGGCCTAAAGTATGTTTACTGCAAGGTGGAGAAATTCTCAATTGTCAGAGTTTccaaatttctttctgtttacaAGGGCTTCCCTAAATTTGTGCTGTCAGGCAGGAGGTCAGTAATGGAACCCAACCCTTCCAAACTGGGCTTTCATGGGGCATTATTACTGTTGCCCAGGTCCTGGGCTAGCTTGTTCTGGTTTGAAAAAGCCAGACAACAGACACTCCTTCctccagaaagaaattttgGAGATAATTGCAGCAAAGGTGCTTTTTTCAGCCAAGGGCAGGAGCTACAGTAATACAGTTCCTTCTCTGGATAAATTCCTTTCCTTAACTCTTGCTGTACTTCATAATGTAATGAGGGGGGAGGAGGCAGGCTGCCAGAATCACCTAAAGTCAGTGTGGGATTTTAGGAAAAGGGTGATAAAACTGGCTTTTCTGCTAGTAATTCACATCTTAGCTTGGCTTAGTAGcatgtaaaaacaaaattgatGGCCTGTGGTCTGGGGTGGCTGGAGAGCTTGAGaaagtatatttatatatatagtattGTGTAGTAAGGTATATGCTTTATTGTATATGTGCcttttccaaatgcattttGGGAGATCCTGATGTCATTGGTGAGATCCTACCAGACCCTTTCAGAATGCACGacaaaaaccaacccaaaggaaacatccctcctgctctgcaccctcCTTGGCAGCTTGACCCAGAGGGAGGACTCTGTTTGTGTGAGATTTCCTGCAGTCAGATGGTGTTTAGGAGTGGGAAGGGCTGACAGTTTCTCTAGCCAAGAGCTGGAATGCAGCAGtcccagggagcacagccaggacttGCCATGGGAGCCCCCAGCTGCACCGTGCCCTACAGAGAGCCAGGGAAGcctctgctgttttctcctctcAGTGCTTTAAGTA
This genomic window contains:
- the IKZF2 gene encoding zinc finger protein Helios isoform X2, whose amino-acid sequence is MEAEAVDGYITCDNDYSPEREHCGMAIDLTSSTPNGQHTSPCHMAGTNSVKLEMQSDEEFDRKPLIHEDIIRAHDGGSSLEDPFIGSNEMVDNRKIQELSSEGGIRLPNGKLKCDVCGMVCIGPNVLMVHKRSHTVGKPHKCNYCGRSYKQRSSLEEHKERCHNYLQNVSLEAAGQVMSHHVPALEDCKEQEPVMDNNISVVPFERPAVIEKLTSNMGKRKSSTPQKFVGEKFMRFGYPDIPFDMNLSYEKEAELMQSHMMDQAITNAITYLGAEALHPLMQHTPSTIAEVAPVISSAYAQVYHPSRIERPISRETADSHENNMDGPISLIRPKSRIQDREGSPSNSCLDSTDSDSSHDDRQSYPGNAALTPKIKPNPAYVKEEAKPLDVTKASKGSFKDMYKVINGEGEQIRAFKCEHCRVLFLDHVMYTIHMGCHGYRDPLECNICGYRSQDRYEFSSHIVRGEHTFR
- the IKZF2 gene encoding zinc finger protein Helios isoform X1, giving the protein MEAEAVDGYITCDNDYSPEREHCGMAIDLTSSTPNGQHTSPCHMAGTNSVKLEMQSDEEFDRKPLIHEDIIRAHDGGSSLEDPFIGSNEMVDNRKIQELSSEGGIRLPNGKLKCDVCGMVCIGPNVLMVHKRSHTGERPFHCNQCGASFTQKGNLLRHIKLHSGEKPFKCPFCSYACRRRDALTGHLRTHSVGKPHKCNYCGRSYKQRSSLEEHKERCHNYLQNVSLEAAGQVMSHHVPALEDCKEQEPVMDNNISVVPFERPAVIEKLTSNMGKRKSSTPQKFVGEKFMRFGYPDIPFDMNLSYEKEAELMQSHMMDQAITNAITYLGAEALHPLMQHTPSTIAEVAPVISSAYAQVYHPSRIERPISRETADSHENNMDGPISLIRPKSRIQDREGSPSNSCLDSTDSDSSHDDRQSYPGNAALTPKIKPNPAYVKEEAKPLDVTKASKGSFKDMYKVINGEGEQIRAFKCEHCRVLFLDHVMYTIHMGCHGYRDPLECNICGYRSQDRYEFSSHIVRGEHTFR